In the genome of Fulvivirga maritima, one region contains:
- the queA gene encoding tRNA preQ1(34) S-adenosylmethionine ribosyltransferase-isomerase QueA: MKLSEFKFDLPTGLVALYPAENRDESRLMVIHRKTGEIEHKSFKDMVDYFDEGDVLVNNNTKVFPARLYGNKEKTGAKIEVFLLRELNQEMHLWDVLVDPARKIRVGNKLYFGEGDLVAEVIDNTTSRGRTIRFLYDGTDEEFYKTIDSLGETPLPKYIKRETEPEDRERFQTIYAQHKGAVAAPTAGLHFTPQLLKRLEIKSVDMASITLHIGLGTFRPVDVEDLTKHKMDSENFWVEEPTVEIVNKALDNKKKVCAVGTTTMRALESSVSANGRLKPREGWTDKFIFPPYDYKICNAMITNFHMPESTLLMMACAFGGYDLIMEAYQTAIKEKYRFLTYGDAMLII; encoded by the coding sequence ATGAAATTATCAGAATTCAAGTTTGATCTACCCACCGGACTGGTAGCCTTATATCCGGCTGAAAATCGGGATGAGTCCCGCCTAATGGTTATTCATCGTAAAACAGGAGAAATAGAACACAAGTCTTTTAAAGACATGGTTGACTATTTTGATGAAGGTGATGTATTGGTGAATAACAACACAAAGGTATTCCCAGCCAGGTTATATGGTAACAAGGAAAAAACTGGAGCTAAAATAGAAGTATTCCTATTAAGAGAACTTAATCAGGAAATGCATCTGTGGGATGTTCTTGTAGACCCTGCCAGAAAGATCCGTGTAGGCAATAAACTATACTTCGGCGAAGGCGACTTAGTAGCTGAAGTGATCGACAACACCACTTCCAGAGGAAGAACCATCAGATTCTTATATGACGGTACTGATGAGGAGTTTTACAAAACTATAGACAGTTTAGGAGAAACACCACTACCAAAATATATAAAAAGAGAAACTGAACCAGAAGACAGAGAACGTTTTCAGACCATTTATGCCCAGCACAAAGGTGCAGTAGCAGCTCCTACCGCAGGTTTACACTTCACTCCTCAGTTATTAAAAAGACTAGAGATTAAGAGTGTAGACATGGCAAGTATCACACTCCATATTGGTTTAGGTACTTTCAGACCTGTAGACGTAGAAGATCTTACTAAACATAAAATGGACTCAGAAAACTTCTGGGTGGAAGAACCTACTGTAGAGATTGTAAACAAAGCACTAGACAACAAAAAGAAAGTTTGTGCCGTAGGCACCACCACTATGCGTGCTTTGGAATCTAGTGTATCTGCCAACGGCAGACTAAAACCACGAGAAGGATGGACTGACAAGTTCATTTTCCCTCCTTATGACTACAAGATCTGCAATGCTATGATCACTAACTTTCACATGCCCGAATCCACATTACTTATGATGGCTTGTGCATTTGGAGGTTACGACTTAATAATGGAAGCATACCAAACCGCCATTAAGGAAAAATACAGATTCCTTACATATGGTGACGCTATGCTTATCATTTAA
- a CDS encoding ABC transporter permease — MLVVRLIFESFRFAWNALKMNLLRTILSLLGVTVGIFAIITVFTLVDSLEKNIRDSLSFLGTGVIYIEKWPFTPDANGEYRWWDFWQRPNVSYNEYKFLQTNLKTATGMAIFSSRDNSIIKRENNSISDVELCGSTYGYSELFEIELDRGRYFSQIETESGRNVAVIGHNLVNALFPDGNDPVGKEIKIKNLKYIVIGTMPREGESFLGTSSNDDLCIIPFSSFRKLYQTGTGSSDELGSRIGIKGEETDIGLVELENEITGLLRSRRGLKPKQDDNFALNRPEAIANIIGGLFDVIGIAGWIIGGFSILVGGFGIANIMFVSVKERTNIIGVQKSLGAKNFFVLFQFLFESIFLSVIGGLAGLLLVYLITFIPMGNMEVVLSLKNIVLGLGVSAAIGTISGIVPAAIAARLDPVIAIRSS; from the coding sequence GTGTTAGTAGTAAGACTCATATTCGAAAGCTTCAGGTTCGCATGGAATGCGCTGAAGATGAACCTGCTTAGGACTATCTTATCTTTGCTAGGCGTTACAGTAGGTATTTTTGCCATTATCACGGTTTTTACTCTGGTGGATTCTCTGGAGAAAAATATCCGGGATAGTCTGAGCTTTTTGGGCACGGGGGTAATTTATATTGAAAAGTGGCCTTTTACGCCTGATGCTAATGGAGAATACCGCTGGTGGGATTTTTGGCAGCGACCCAATGTTAGTTATAATGAGTACAAGTTTTTACAAACTAATCTCAAAACAGCTACAGGTATGGCTATTTTCAGTAGCCGCGATAATTCTATTATTAAAAGAGAAAACAATAGTATTAGCGATGTAGAGCTCTGTGGAAGTACTTATGGCTATAGTGAGCTGTTTGAAATTGAATTAGATAGAGGCAGATATTTTAGCCAGATAGAAACCGAATCAGGTAGAAATGTGGCTGTTATAGGTCATAACCTGGTAAATGCTCTATTTCCTGATGGCAATGATCCTGTTGGTAAAGAAATTAAAATCAAGAACCTTAAATATATTGTTATAGGTACTATGCCGAGAGAAGGCGAGAGCTTTTTAGGTACTAGTAGTAATGATGATTTGTGTATTATTCCTTTTAGTTCATTTAGAAAGTTATATCAGACAGGTACAGGATCAAGTGATGAGCTGGGTTCTCGAATAGGTATTAAAGGAGAGGAAACAGATATAGGACTGGTAGAGCTTGAGAATGAAATAACGGGTTTATTAAGAAGTAGGAGAGGACTTAAGCCAAAGCAAGATGATAATTTTGCGCTTAACCGACCAGAAGCAATTGCTAATATTATAGGAGGCTTGTTTGATGTAATAGGGATAGCAGGCTGGATTATCGGAGGATTTTCAATTCTGGTTGGCGGATTTGGTATTGCTAATATTATGTTTGTTTCCGTGAAAGAACGAACTAATATAATAGGAGTGCAGAAGTCATTAGGGGCGAAAAATTTCTTTGTATTGTTTCAGTTCTTGTTTGAATCTATATTTCTCAGCGTTATTGGCGGACTGGCGGGTTTGCTACTGGTATACTTAATTACATTTATACCTATGGGTAATATGGAAGTAGTATTGAGTTTGAAAAATATTGTTCTTGGACTTGGAGTTTCTGCTGCTATAGGAACCATATCAGGTATAGTGCCCGCAGCCATTGCGGCCAGGTTAGACCCGGTGATAGCCATAAGGAGCAGTTAA
- the recA gene encoding recombinase RecA, translating into MAEKDEKLKALQLTIDKLEKTFGKGTVMKLSDERVVDVPAISTGSLSLDIALGVGGIPRGRVIEIYGPESSGKTTLSMHCIAEAQKNGGLAAFIDAEHAFDRVYAEKLGIDTENLLISQPDSGEQALEIAEHLIRSGAIDIIVIDSVAALVPKGELEGEMGDSKMGLQARLMSQALRKLTGTINKTGCSCIFINQLREKIGVMFGNPETTTGGNALKFYASVRMDIRRIGQIKEGANDIIGNRTRVKVVKNKVAPPFKVVEFDIMYGKGISKVGEVLDLGVELEIVKKAGSWFSYDGNKLGQGRDAVKTLLEDNPELMEEIENKIKAQIKGEDLEKPIPSQD; encoded by the coding sequence ATGGCTGAAAAGGACGAAAAATTAAAGGCGCTTCAACTAACTATTGATAAACTGGAAAAAACCTTTGGTAAAGGTACGGTGATGAAACTGAGCGATGAGCGGGTAGTAGATGTTCCGGCTATTTCCACAGGGTCACTCAGTCTTGATATAGCCTTAGGCGTGGGAGGTATTCCCAGAGGTAGAGTAATAGAGATCTATGGTCCTGAATCATCAGGTAAGACCACACTATCTATGCATTGCATTGCCGAGGCACAAAAAAATGGCGGCTTAGCAGCATTTATAGATGCAGAGCATGCTTTTGACAGAGTTTATGCAGAAAAATTAGGAATAGATACTGAAAACTTATTGATATCACAACCTGATAGTGGTGAGCAAGCACTAGAAATTGCTGAGCACCTTATCCGTTCAGGTGCTATTGACATTATTGTGATTGACTCCGTAGCCGCTCTGGTACCTAAAGGTGAGCTAGAAGGTGAAATGGGAGATAGCAAAATGGGTCTGCAAGCCAGACTGATGTCTCAAGCGCTAAGAAAACTGACAGGTACTATCAATAAAACAGGTTGCTCTTGTATATTCATTAACCAGTTACGTGAAAAAATAGGCGTAATGTTTGGTAACCCTGAAACTACTACTGGTGGTAATGCTCTTAAATTCTACGCTTCTGTAAGAATGGATATCCGTAGAATAGGTCAGATTAAAGAAGGAGCCAATGATATTATTGGTAACAGAACCAGAGTGAAAGTAGTGAAGAACAAAGTAGCGCCTCCTTTCAAAGTGGTTGAGTTTGACATTATGTATGGAAAAGGTATTTCTAAAGTAGGTGAAGTGCTTGATCTTGGTGTAGAATTAGAGATTGTGAAGAAAGCAGGCTCATGGTTCTCTTATGATGGCAATAAACTTGGTCAGGGTAGAGACGCTGTTAAAACGTTGTTAGAAGATAATCCTGAACTTATGGAAGAGATTGAAAACAAAATCAAAGCTCAGATTAAGGGTGAAGATTTAGAGAAACCCATTCCTTCTCAAGACTAA
- a CDS encoding aminopeptidase, which yields MIKKLFLLILGVVFIWLLFNYDLITYALKQAKGQLTIVWNAEPVDELLKSPAVADSVKEKLRYIGQVRKYAIESLGLNNTDNYTTLYDQKGEPLLWVVTACQPYKLEAKEWDFPIVGKMPYKGFFVQEDANEEYKRLQDQGYDVGMRNPGGWSTLGWFKDPILSNMLNKSKGDLAELIIHEMVHATVFVKDSVDFNENLASFIGERGAFKFLEDTYGKNSQEYLTYDHDLSDERAYIAHFLKGADALENLYSEIDTEPDTTVKSAKKRELMENIMASLDTIQFYDSVYNNFQSRPLPNNTYFMSFLRYRSKQDNLLNLFDKKFNKDLTGFILYFKEKHPFL from the coding sequence ATGATTAAAAAGCTTTTCTTACTCATACTTGGTGTAGTATTTATTTGGCTTCTTTTCAATTATGATCTCATTACGTATGCTCTAAAACAAGCAAAAGGCCAGCTCACCATTGTTTGGAATGCTGAGCCGGTAGATGAGTTGTTAAAAAGCCCGGCGGTAGCCGATTCTGTAAAGGAAAAGTTACGATATATAGGTCAGGTAAGGAAATACGCCATAGAATCACTAGGCCTTAATAATACTGATAACTACACCACATTATATGATCAAAAAGGGGAGCCTCTACTGTGGGTAGTCACAGCTTGCCAACCTTATAAGCTGGAGGCCAAGGAATGGGATTTTCCTATTGTAGGCAAAATGCCCTATAAAGGTTTTTTTGTGCAGGAAGATGCCAATGAAGAATACAAAAGGCTACAAGATCAAGGTTATGATGTAGGAATGAGAAATCCTGGAGGTTGGTCTACGCTAGGGTGGTTTAAAGATCCTATTCTGAGCAATATGCTCAACAAAAGTAAAGGTGACCTTGCCGAATTAATAATTCATGAAATGGTACACGCCACCGTTTTTGTAAAGGATAGTGTGGATTTTAACGAGAACCTGGCCTCTTTTATAGGTGAAAGAGGCGCGTTTAAATTTTTAGAAGATACCTACGGCAAAAATTCTCAGGAATACCTCACTTATGATCATGATTTAAGTGATGAACGGGCCTATATAGCTCATTTTTTGAAAGGAGCAGATGCCTTGGAAAACCTTTATAGTGAGATAGATACTGAACCAGATACTACTGTTAAAAGCGCTAAAAAACGAGAACTAATGGAAAACATTATGGCCAGCCTGGATACCATACAATTTTATGATTCAGTCTATAATAATTTCCAGTCACGTCCATTACCCAATAACACATATTTCATGTCTTTTTTGCGATATCGATCAAAACAGGATAACTTACTAAATCTTTTTGATAAAAAATTTAACAAAGATTTAACTGGGTTTATCCTATATTTCAAGGAGAAACATCCTTTTCTTTGA
- a CDS encoding DUF3108 domain-containing protein, producing the protein MLKLVGASALIILSGWLVYKGQADYRTISNESFKPGEVIEYTAHYGFVHAAKGKMVISDEIYSINNRPCYKIDVYGESIGMFDMFLRIRDNWGTYLDTSSIVTHKFYRVIEEGKYRKNEIVEFDHSKKKAKVKTFDNKKQKWRSPEYYEVPANIQDLVSGYYYLRVLDFDKYKKDDIITVDAFFDKELYNFKVRYLGKETVKTKLGKIKSIMLSPIMPENSLFDGENSIKVWISDNENKVPLKIKADMFVGAVEIDILSYSKGDN; encoded by the coding sequence ATGCTTAAGCTGGTAGGCGCATCTGCTTTAATTATCCTTTCTGGATGGCTTGTTTATAAAGGACAAGCTGATTACCGAACCATTTCTAATGAAAGTTTCAAGCCGGGAGAGGTGATAGAATATACCGCTCACTATGGTTTTGTGCATGCGGCTAAGGGTAAGATGGTAATTAGTGATGAAATTTATTCCATTAATAACAGGCCATGCTATAAAATAGATGTCTATGGGGAATCTATTGGCATGTTTGATATGTTTCTTAGAATTAGAGACAATTGGGGAACATACCTGGATACCAGCTCTATAGTAACGCATAAATTCTATAGAGTAATAGAAGAGGGGAAGTATAGAAAGAATGAAATAGTGGAGTTTGACCACTCCAAAAAGAAGGCGAAAGTAAAGACCTTTGATAATAAGAAACAAAAATGGAGATCGCCCGAATATTATGAAGTGCCAGCTAATATCCAGGATCTGGTAAGTGGCTATTATTATCTCAGAGTGCTAGATTTTGATAAATATAAAAAAGACGATATTATTACTGTTGATGCTTTTTTTGACAAGGAGCTCTATAATTTTAAGGTAAGGTACTTAGGCAAAGAGACTGTAAAGACAAAATTGGGTAAGATAAAATCCATCATGTTATCACCCATTATGCCAGAAAATAGTCTTTTTGATGGTGAGAATTCCATTAAAGTATGGATTTCTGATAATGAGAATAAGGTGCCACTGAAGATAAAAGCAGATATGTTTGTGGGAGCAGTAGAAATAGATATCCTCAGCTATAGCAAAGGAGATAATTAA
- a CDS encoding response regulator transcription factor, whose protein sequence is MGNKQEHKVLVVDDEEAILELLKYNLEKQGYEVKTALDGIKGVEVAKKFQPDLILLDIMMPKQDGVETCRQMREVPELASSFIIFLTARSEEYSEVAAFDVGADDYITKPIKPRALMSRISALFRRDSKKKSVTNQITIGDLVIDRSSYTIQHGGGEITLPKKEFELLYFLAQNPNKVFGRDELLQNIWGSDVYVLARTVDVHIRKVREKIGDEYIKTVKGVGYKFSLN, encoded by the coding sequence ATGGGAAACAAGCAGGAACACAAAGTGCTTGTTGTGGACGATGAAGAGGCAATTTTAGAATTGCTAAAGTACAATCTTGAAAAGCAAGGCTATGAAGTAAAAACAGCCTTAGATGGTATTAAAGGGGTAGAAGTAGCCAAAAAATTTCAGCCAGATTTAATTTTGCTAGACATAATGATGCCTAAGCAAGATGGTGTTGAAACCTGTAGGCAAATGAGAGAGGTGCCTGAATTAGCCAGTTCTTTTATTATTTTCCTTACCGCCCGCTCTGAAGAATATTCCGAAGTAGCTGCATTTGATGTAGGTGCTGATGATTATATTACAAAGCCAATTAAGCCACGCGCTCTGATGAGCAGAATCAGCGCACTGTTTCGTAGAGATTCTAAGAAAAAGTCAGTTACCAACCAGATTACCATTGGTGATTTGGTAATAGACAGAAGCAGTTATACCATACAGCATGGCGGTGGTGAGATTACGCTTCCTAAAAAGGAATTTGAATTACTTTATTTCTTAGCTCAAAACCCTAATAAAGTGTTTGGCAGAGATGAATTACTGCAAAACATTTGGGGCTCAGATGTATATGTACTGGCGCGTACGGTAGATGTACACATAAGAAAGGTAAGAGAAAAAATAGGTGACGAATATATCAAAACAGTAAAAGGCGTAGGTTACAAGTTCAGCCTTAATTAA
- a CDS encoding sensor histidine kinase has translation MVFSSRVIAVLLAMCIAIVTTAFLSLFKEVTQNALVVTFLISFSSSYLLGFIILEFLIFREINKIYDLFDKLRKKELSSIEQNRSNVLNPLKKINEEIFSYAALKQKEIDELKKLEAFRKEFIADVSHELKTPIFAAQGFVHTLLDGAVKDKNVRTKFLKKAAKSLDGLDMLVQDLLTLSQIETGEIKMHYETFDIKRLIEEIFDQFENKADKKNIELDLDTTQDEVLVYADWQRINQVLTNLISNAVKYSNDEGKVTVSFQTNKGNVTTFIKDTGEGIPTEDVHRIFERFYRVDKSRSREKGGTGLGLAIVKHIMEGHRSKVEVKSTIGKGSVFSFKLPVGKDDPFLED, from the coding sequence ATGGTTTTTAGTTCGCGTGTAATAGCTGTGTTACTGGCTATGTGTATAGCTATTGTAACTACTGCATTTCTTTCGTTATTTAAAGAGGTAACTCAAAATGCGCTTGTAGTTACCTTTCTCATCAGTTTTTCATCATCGTATCTGTTGGGGTTTATCATATTAGAATTTCTCATATTCAGAGAGATCAATAAAATATATGATCTGTTTGATAAACTGCGAAAAAAGGAGCTTTCCAGTATAGAGCAGAACCGTTCTAATGTGCTCAATCCTTTGAAAAAGATTAATGAAGAAATTTTCTCCTACGCTGCGCTCAAGCAAAAGGAAATAGATGAGCTTAAAAAGCTAGAGGCCTTCCGTAAAGAATTTATTGCTGATGTAAGCCATGAGTTGAAGACTCCGATTTTTGCGGCTCAGGGCTTTGTGCATACTTTGCTAGACGGAGCCGTAAAAGATAAAAATGTAAGGACGAAGTTCCTTAAGAAGGCTGCTAAAAGCCTTGATGGCCTAGATATGCTGGTGCAAGACCTGCTCACCCTCTCTCAAATTGAAACCGGAGAGATAAAAATGCATTATGAGACCTTTGATATTAAGCGTTTAATAGAGGAGATTTTTGATCAGTTTGAAAACAAAGCGGATAAAAAGAATATTGAGCTTGACCTGGACACCACCCAGGATGAAGTACTGGTGTATGCTGATTGGCAAAGAATAAATCAGGTACTTACTAACCTGATAAGTAATGCAGTAAAATATTCTAATGATGAAGGCAAGGTAACAGTAAGCTTTCAAACCAATAAAGGGAATGTTACTACCTTTATTAAAGATACGGGAGAGGGCATTCCTACAGAAGATGTACACCGCATTTTTGAGCGTTTTTACAGGGTAGATAAAAGCCGATCAAGAGAAAAGGGAGGTACAGGATTAGGCTTAGCCATAGTAAAGCATATTATGGAAGGGCACCGCTCTAAAGTGGAGGTGAAAAGCACTATTGGCAAAGGCTCTGTTTTTAGTTTTAAGCTTCCCGTAGGGAAAGATGATCCTTTTCTGGAAGATTAA
- a CDS encoding SusC/RagA family TonB-linked outer membrane protein, which produces MTRISLVLVMVGVLCIFDARAQIVITGKVVDKAENQPIPGVAVLEQGTSNGTITDASGSYSLSVGGNAPLVFSFVGYESQTISINGRSTINVELSSDVTELNEVVVTALGVEREKKALGYSITEVSGEEVSTVKESNVINSLAGKVAGVVVSPSTFGPGSSSRVVLRGNNSLTGSNQPLYVIDGVPMDNSGFGSSNQNIADEYSRADYGNGIADINPDDIASMSVLKGANAAALYGSRASNGVILITTKKGGARKGLGVGFSSSVMFSDPLVLPEFQNEYGQGSQGSVDLSTRNSWGAALDGSQKPYFAEDSRAYSAQPDNVKDFFRTGSNIINTLTLSGGNEKANVRFSYTNALANSILPNSEVNKHNFNMRAYMELTDKLSFDGKVTYANIKGSNRPTLGTEGIMSDLYTIPRNVDINDLKDYQQEGSFAVRSYTMLPDGGPASDTPNPYWVLYNDRNDDVRNRTYGYFKINYQFTDNFSAFGRIGGDFVDQNIETVNSYGHWFYGTGRFSYGTSKSKEINADFLLSYNDKLSDDFSFSMNVGGNHRYEEDLNYRFNGTGFKIPTQATVESAITLLPTYSFLKPKKVNSLYGSAQLSFQETIFLDITARNDWSSSLPADNMSYFYPSASLSVLVNEFIDPDQNFLNFMKVRGSWAQVGNDTDPYQLDNTYNLDAQGYLGRTTLSRRETLYDTEIGPEQVVTVETGLEWKMLNNRIYGEFTYYHIKSEDLIWGVGVSANSGYQFFNTNVGYMTNQGVEILLGGSPIQTSDFSWDVSVNMAHNRNKLEELIDNVDNYVFSNTNGGTVVVQATAGGGFGDIYGTDYMRDPEGNIIINADGTPRASSERVYLGNYQPDWVGGLMNTFTYKDFTLRLLIDARIGGEVYSGADAGLDAAGVSERTLQYRQEGVVLDGVVETTPQDAGQVVYERNTTNVNAQQYYGALSGIASNYVYDQTNIRMREVSLMYRLPQSIIGDTFIKSATIGLIGRNLFFLSKKIDNFDPESSYSTTSFGQGVLFYNMPTTRTYGFSVSVNF; this is translated from the coding sequence ATGACTAGAATATCACTGGTGTTAGTGATGGTAGGAGTCTTGTGCATTTTTGATGCCAGGGCTCAAATTGTAATTACGGGGAAGGTCGTTGACAAAGCTGAAAATCAGCCTATTCCCGGAGTAGCCGTACTAGAACAAGGGACCAGCAATGGGACAATTACCGATGCATCTGGCAGCTACAGCTTAAGTGTGGGCGGTAACGCACCTCTTGTCTTTTCTTTTGTGGGGTATGAATCCCAGACTATTTCAATAAATGGAAGAAGTACTATTAATGTAGAATTGTCTTCAGATGTTACCGAACTTAATGAAGTAGTAGTAACTGCTTTAGGGGTGGAAAGGGAGAAAAAAGCCCTGGGATATTCCATAACCGAGGTGAGTGGCGAAGAAGTCTCTACCGTAAAAGAATCTAATGTAATTAACTCTCTGGCTGGTAAAGTGGCAGGTGTGGTAGTATCGCCAAGTACTTTTGGGCCGGGCAGTAGTTCTAGGGTGGTTTTGAGAGGTAATAACTCGCTTACGGGCAGCAACCAACCTTTATATGTTATAGACGGGGTGCCTATGGATAACAGCGGTTTCGGGTCTTCAAACCAAAACATAGCAGATGAATATTCAAGAGCAGACTATGGAAATGGTATTGCCGATATTAACCCCGATGATATAGCCTCTATGTCCGTTCTGAAGGGAGCTAATGCTGCAGCGCTTTATGGTTCCAGAGCCAGTAATGGTGTTATACTCATTACCACTAAAAAAGGTGGAGCCAGAAAAGGTCTTGGCGTAGGTTTTTCATCTAGTGTTATGTTTTCTGATCCTTTAGTGTTGCCAGAATTTCAGAATGAGTACGGACAAGGGTCTCAAGGATCAGTTGATCTTTCTACAAGAAATTCATGGGGTGCAGCTTTAGATGGAAGTCAAAAACCTTACTTTGCTGAAGATTCCAGAGCATACTCTGCTCAACCCGATAATGTTAAGGATTTCTTTAGAACAGGTTCTAATATTATCAATACCCTCACACTTTCAGGAGGAAATGAGAAGGCTAATGTAAGATTCTCTTATACCAATGCGCTGGCTAATTCTATTTTGCCTAACTCGGAAGTGAATAAGCATAATTTTAACATGAGAGCTTATATGGAGCTTACTGACAAGCTTTCTTTTGACGGTAAAGTTACTTATGCTAACATCAAAGGTTCTAATAGGCCTACTTTAGGTACAGAAGGGATTATGTCTGATTTGTACACTATTCCCAGAAATGTAGATATTAATGATTTGAAGGATTACCAGCAAGAGGGAAGTTTTGCTGTGAGATCATATACTATGTTGCCAGACGGAGGGCCTGCAAGTGATACTCCTAATCCATATTGGGTGCTTTATAATGATCGCAATGATGATGTAAGAAACAGAACCTACGGTTATTTTAAGATCAATTACCAGTTTACTGACAACTTTTCTGCATTCGGTAGAATAGGAGGAGATTTTGTGGATCAGAATATTGAAACAGTAAATAGCTATGGCCACTGGTTTTATGGCACTGGCCGATTCAGTTACGGTACCAGCAAGTCGAAAGAAATTAATGCAGATTTCTTACTAAGCTATAATGATAAACTTAGTGATGATTTTTCATTCTCTATGAATGTGGGCGGTAACCATCGCTATGAAGAGGATTTAAACTATAGATTCAATGGTACAGGTTTTAAAATCCCGACCCAGGCTACAGTAGAAAGTGCGATCACATTATTGCCTACTTATTCGTTTCTTAAGCCTAAGAAAGTGAACTCGCTTTATGGATCTGCACAGCTTTCATTTCAAGAAACCATATTTTTAGATATAACTGCCAGAAATGATTGGTCATCATCATTGCCAGCTGATAACATGTCTTATTTTTATCCTTCAGCAAGTTTATCAGTGTTGGTTAATGAGTTTATAGATCCTGATCAGAACTTCCTAAACTTCATGAAAGTGAGAGGTAGTTGGGCACAAGTGGGTAATGATACTGATCCTTATCAGTTAGATAATACCTATAATTTGGATGCCCAGGGATACTTGGGAAGAACAACACTTTCAAGACGAGAAACTTTATATGATACCGAAATAGGACCAGAACAAGTGGTTACTGTAGAAACTGGTTTAGAGTGGAAAATGCTCAATAATCGTATTTATGGGGAGTTCACTTATTATCACATCAAATCAGAAGACTTGATATGGGGTGTAGGCGTTTCGGCAAATTCTGGATATCAGTTTTTCAATACTAATGTGGGTTATATGACTAATCAAGGGGTTGAAATTTTGTTAGGGGGTTCACCTATCCAAACTTCTGATTTCTCTTGGGATGTGTCCGTTAACATGGCGCATAACCGTAATAAGCTAGAAGAATTGATTGATAATGTAGATAATTATGTGTTCAGTAATACTAACGGAGGTACAGTAGTAGTTCAGGCCACTGCAGGCGGAGGTTTTGGAGATATTTATGGTACAGATTACATGAGAGACCCCGAAGGTAATATCATCATAAATGCCGATGGTACACCTAGGGCCTCATCAGAAAGAGTTTATCTGGGAAATTACCAGCCAGACTGGGTAGGTGGATTAATGAATACATTCACTTATAAAGATTTTACTTTAAGACTTTTGATTGATGCCAGAATTGGAGGTGAAGTATATTCTGGAGCTGATGCAGGTTTAGATGCCGCTGGGGTATCAGAAAGAACTTTACAATATAGGCAAGAAGGTGTAGTGCTTGACGGTGTGGTAGAAACTACTCCTCAAGATGCCGGACAAGTAGTTTATGAACGTAATACTACCAATGTTAATGCTCAGCAGTATTATGGAGCACTTAGTGGTATTGCTTCTAATTATGTGTATGATCAGACTAACATTCGTATGAGAGAAGTATCTCTGATGTACCGATTACCACAATCTATAATTGGTGACACATTTATTAAGAGTGCAACAATAGGTCTTATAGGTAGAAACCTTTTCTTCCTCTCTAAGAAGATTGACAACTTCGATCCTGAATCAAGTTACAGCACCACCTCTTTTGGGCAAGGTGTACTGTTTTATAACATGCCTACTACCAGAACTTACGGTTTTAGTGTGTCAGTTAACTTCTAA